In the Chloroflexota bacterium genome, TCGCCCCATCGACATGGTCCACGTACTCGTCGGCCACCGTGCGATACACGCTGTCGAGATCCAATACCGAGAGCTCCAGGGAAGCGCGTGAGGTGCCAACGCTGTCAGCGGGGGCCGATCCCGGCAACGCGCCGCTCGGCGCGCTCCTCGAGCCCCCTGCGCGCGACGCTGGAGGAAAGAAGTCCGACGGATCTGGAATGCCTGACGCCATGCACGAGCTGGTGAGGACCAGGGCGACGAGGAGTAACGCGAGAGATCCGGCCCTAGACAGGAGTGGGAACACGAGCCGCGCCTTTGAATCCGCCGAAAAGCGTGGTGTCAAACTCCTTCCAGAAACAATCGACCAGCGAGAATCCCGCCTCGCGCATCCAGACGAGCTGCTCCTCAATGGTGCCCGGTGCACCGCCATGTCCCCCGCGGATCGTCTGGCTGAAGGGCGCTTCCGCGTCGGTGCCCGCGAGTTGGACGAGAGGCCGCAGCTCGGGATTCGCCAGCCGCACATAGTCGAAGTTGAGAAACATCGCGCCATCCGCCAGCAGGCCGTACACCTCCCGGTAGAGGTCGCGAATGCGCAACGGGTCGCGGAGGTTGTGGAGCGCGATGGACGAGACGGCTAAGTCGTAGCCGCTCCCGGCAACGGCGATCCACTGGGACGTACTGAGGTCCGCTCGGATCGTCCGCACCCGGTCGGCGAACCGATGCAGGCGCTCCTGCGCCCGCTCTCCCATCAGCGCCGAGCCGTCGAGAAGCGTCGCCGTCGCCCGTCCAAAGCGTTCGAGGATGAACTCGTCGAGCCACCCGTCACCCGCGCCGAGATTGATGTATGAGAACACCTCGTCCGCGGTGTGGGGAATGAGGGATCGAATCAAGCGAAAATGGGTCTCGCGCTCCGCTGCTCGCGCAGGTTGTCGCCCGAGCCAATCCTCCACGTACGCTTCGTCTGCCCAGTTCTCACGATGCCGCCGATGCGTCGCTTCCACCCTGTCGGTCCTCCATTCGAAGCGCGAGTTCCCCAAGGGCCCCGGTTCCCCACATGATCACGTCCCGGTCGCCGGGGCGCAAGTGTGCCCCGCCCGTCGCAATCCGTTACGATGCTGTCTGCGGAGGAAGAGATCACGGATGAATCGCGTTCCAGCTCTCCTCGGGTGGGCCGTTGCCGGCATCGCCCTGCTAATCGTAATTGGGGGATGTCAAGTGCAACAGCAACAGCCACCCCGAAGCCAGCCACCCGGCCAGCAATCGTCACCCCAGCCGTCGGCCGCGCCAAATCAGCAGCGCGCGCCAATGCAGTGGTCATCGCCGCCAGAGATGGAGCTCGACCCGGCCAGACACTATTCCGCCACCATCGCCACGACGCTTGGCGACATCCAGATCGCGCTCCTCACCGATGACGCGCCGAAGACCGTGAATAATTTCGTCTTTTTGGCCAGGCAGGGCTTCTACGAGAACGTGAAGTTCCACCGAATTATCAAGGGGTTCATGATCCAGACGGGCGATCCGACCGGGACGGGGAGCGGCGGGCCAGGCTACCGGTTTGCCGACGAGCCGGTGAAACGCGCGTACGATCCCGGCATCGTAGCCATGGCCAACGCCGGCCCAAACACCAATGGGAGTCAGTTCTTCATCGTGCAAGGGACCAGGGCCAATCTTCC is a window encoding:
- a CDS encoding class I SAM-dependent methyltransferase → MEATHRRHRENWADEAYVEDWLGRQPARAAERETHFRLIRSLIPHTADEVFSYINLGAGDGWLDEFILERFGRATATLLDGSALMGERAQERLHRFADRVRTIRADLSTSQWIAVAGSGYDLAVSSIALHNLRDPLRIRDLYREVYGLLADGAMFLNFDYVRLANPELRPLVQLAGTDAEAPFSQTIRGGHGGAPGTIEEQLVWMREAGFSLVDCFWKEFDTTLFGGFKGAARVPTPV
- a CDS encoding peptidylprolyl isomerase, whose amino-acid sequence is MQWSSPPEMELDPARHYSATIATTLGDIQIALLTDDAPKTVNNFVFLARQGFYENVKFHRIIKGFMIQTGDPTGTGSGGPGYRFADEPVKRAYDPGIVAMANAGPNTNGSQFFIVQGTRANLPPNYTIFGQVTGGMDVVDKIAAVPVQASPRGEMSVPTQDVRITSVTVHEE